In a genomic window of Syngnathus typhle isolate RoL2023-S1 ecotype Sweden linkage group LG4, RoL_Styp_1.0, whole genome shotgun sequence:
- the LOC133152694 gene encoding gastrula zinc finger protein XlCGF57.1-like: MCAKSVKDEYKVDVCGPPKEDHGGLRLLLDAIFKLHQDEVFHNRADNSEAHPKQQENDKVQETDITNSPLTVVTIENDEDGEGDGECREGSQTHDVSAPLSDSDATSPSAETDDDDEEDDEHSEDDKNTGKKHVKCSQCDKTFCNKSSLTRHTRIHTGEKPFLCSICGKRFSIKGHLITHNRTHTGEKPFSCSVCDKPFSTKGQVRTHTRTHTGEKSFACALCGLRVNQKIHLITHMRTHTGEKPFTCSVCDKSFSVKGSLIRHTRTHTGEKPFACSVCTARFGDHSALVHHMKTHTRERHFACSVCGLAFTQKISLTDHMSTHNGHKPFACSVCDKRFPRKGDLRIHTRIHTGEKPFKCADCGLGFTQKISLTNHMRTHTGEKPFPCSICGKGLSTKDHLKLHTRTHTGEKPFACSVCGKPFSVKGQLRTHMRTHTGEKPYACSLCTSTFSDRSGLNHHLRRHTGEKQFLCSVCDKRFVLKGALTSHMKKHTGEKPFSCSVCDKQFPHRYQLKKHKCAGEKKRSQ; encoded by the exons ATGTGCGCAAAAAGCGTGAAAGACGAGTATAAGGTGGACGTTTGCGGACCACCAAAAGAGGACCACGGTGGACTACGTCTACTACTCGACGCTATTTTCAAGTTGCATCAAGACGAGGTGTTTCACAACAGAGCAG ACAATAGTGAAGCCCATCCTAAGCAGCAGGAGAACGACAAGGTGCAGGAGACGGACATCACAAACTCTCCGTTGACTGTCGTAACGATTGAAAATGATGAAGATGGCGAAGGTGATGGAGAGTGTCGCGAAGGCTCGCAAACACACGACGTCTCGGCTCCGCTATCAGACAGTGACGCTACGTCACCCTCTGCTGAGACCGATGACGACGATGAGGAGGATGATGAACACTCCGAAGATGACAAAAACACTGGCAAAAAACATGTGAAATGTTCTCAGTGTGACAAAACTTTTTGCAACAAGTCTTCGTtaacaagacacacaagaatacacacgggagaaaaaccgTTCCTCTGCTCAATTTGCGGTAAAAGATTCTCCATCAAGGGACATTTAATTACGCACAACAGAACccacactggggagaaacctttttcctgttcAGTTTGCGATAAACCATTCTCAACTAAGGGACAGGTGAGAAcgcacacaagaacacacactggagagaaaagtTTTGCCTGCGCACTTTGTGGTTTGAGAGTGAATCAAAAGATTCACTTAATAACCCACATGAGAACCCATACAGGGGAGAAACCTTTTACCTGTTCAGTTTGTGATAAAAGCTTCTCTGTCAAGGGAAGCTTAATTAGGCACAcgagaacacacactggtgagaaaccttttgcatGCTCAGTCTGCACTGCACGATTTGGTGACCACTCAGCCTTGGTTCATCACATGAAAACACACACCAGGGAGAGACATTTTGCCTGCTCAGTGTGTGGTCTTGCATTCACTCAAAAGATAAGTTTAACAGATCACATGAGTACTCACAATGGACATAAACCTTTTGCCTGTTCGGTTTGCGACAAAAGATTTCCGAGAAAGGGAGATTTGAGAATACACACAAGAATACACACGGGGGAAAAACCTTTTAAATGTGCAGATTGTGGACTTGGATTCACACAAAAAATTAGTTTAACAAAtcacatgagaacacacactggagaaaaaccCTTTCCCTGCTCAATCTGTGGGAAAGGATTGTCTACCAAGGACCATTTGAAAttgcacacaagaacccacactggagagaaaccttttgcatGTTCAGTTTGTGGTAAACCATTCTCTGTGAAGGGACAATTGCGAACGCACATGAGAACGCACACCGGGGAGAAACCTTATGCCTGCTCACTCTGTACCTCAACCTTCAGCGACCGTTCAGGATTGAATCATCACTTGAGAAGACACACAGGGGAGAAGCAGTTTTTATGCTCTGTTTGTGACAAACGATTTGTTCTAAAAGGAGCTTTGACGTCACACATGAAAAAgcacactggggagaaaccaTTTAGTTGCAGTGTGTGCGATAAACAATTCCCCCATAGGTATCAGCTTAAGAAACACAAGTGTGCTGGTGAGAAGAAGCGCAGTCAgtga
- the LOC133152692 gene encoding adhesion G-protein coupled receptor G5-like — MKWWLLVWLLPLLARCDGDPQNSKDTFRGDNPNSSDGRDEKEALETYCDNGDIYQSCKVSGPRRGLADAECCMAQVNTILGSRKPNIDFEAIERLEQSLEQIEVNETTSISVGQLVALLLKPGGGRAGLHISASDNHAVAGAAIYNSRVNIRLPGDFLSSLSDTMLFCMVTWPRSIWNVTSEEVYQNRLLGLSVRGKSISGLRERVNITVNMVTVNETQSPRCVFLNFSSKSFSSSGCWTIWEPGQSNVTCSCDHLTYFGILLVSAPLSDTDEAVLTYLSVIGCSLSLVALVTTLLLFVVKRKLREDVSMKVHANLAVALILLNAHFLSSHAAALSSDSTCFYMALALHYSLLATFSWMALESFHLYLLLVRVFNIYIRRYMLKLGLAGWSLPAAIVTVAVFTEPGAYGRVALDSADLNSTQICYLRESALKMASTLGVFAVVFAFNLVMLLVTVQRLIGLPHRKRFGQGERGRAMQNIGTLLGVSTLLGITWGLVFFSFGHLSTVGQYLFCILNSLQGFFIFLWFVLSWRKSGASTASSKTPSCSG, encoded by the exons ATGAAGTGGTGGCTCCTTGTTTGGCTGCTTCCGCTTTTGGCGCGTTGTGATGGAGATCCTCAGAACAGTAAAGATACGTTTAGAGGGGACAATCCGAATTCAAGTGATGGTCGGGATGAGAAGGAGGCTTTGGAAACATATTGTGACAATGGAGACATCTACCAAAGTTGCAAGGTTTCTGGCCCCAGAAGAg GCTTAGCGGATGCTGAATGTTGCATGGCGCAAGTCAACACAATCCTGGGCAGCAGAAAACCCAACATTGACTTTGA AGCAATTGAGCGTCTGGAGCAGTCGCTGGAGCAGATTGAGGTGAACGAGACCACGTCCATAAGCGTGGGTCAGCTGGTCGCCCTCCTGCTCAAACCCGGTGGAGGCCGCGCCGGCCTGCACATCTCTGCTAGCGACAACCAT GCCGTAGCGGGCGCGGCCATCTATAACAGCAGAGTCAACATCCGGCTGCCCGGAGACTTCCTGTCCAGCTTGAGCGACACCATGTTATTCTGCATGGTCACCTGGCCTCGATCCATATGG AATGTCACCTCAGAGGAAGTCTACCAGAACAGGCTGCTCGGCTTGAGCGTGCGCGGAAAAAGCATTTCAGGACTCCGGGAGCGAGTGAACATCACCGTCAATATGGTTACTGTCAAC GAAACGCAAAGCCCCAGATGCGTCTTCTTGAATTTCTCCAGCAAAT CATTCAGCAGCAGCGGCTGTTGGACCATCTGGGAACCCGGACAGAGTAACGTGACCTGCTCCTGCGACCACCTGACCTACTTTGGCATCCTCTTG GTGTCCGCTCCCCTCTCGGACACCGACGAGGCGGTGCTGACGTACCTCTCTGTGATTGGCTGCAGCCTCTCTCTCGTGGCCCTCGTCACCACGCTGCTGCTCTTTGTCGTCAAAAG GAAGCTCCGCGAGGACGTGTCGATGAAGGTGCACGCCAACCTGGCCGTGGCGCTGATCCTGCTCAACGCGCACTTCCTGTCCAGCCACGCGGCGGCTTTGTCGTCCGACTCCACGTGCTTTTACATGGCCCTGGCGCTGCACTACTCCCTGCTGGCCACCTTCAGCTGGATGGCGCTAGAGAGCTTCCACCTCTACCTGCTCCTCGTGCGCGTCTTCAACATCTACATCCGCAGATACATGCTCAAGCTCGGCCTGGCCGGATGGA GTCTCCCCGCCGCCATCGTGACCGTGGCGGTCTTCACGGAGCCCGGCGCTTACGGTCGCGTGGCCCTGGACAGCGCCGATCTCAACAGCACTCAAAT ATGCTACCTGCGGGAGAGCGCGCTGAAGATGGCGAGCACGCTGGGCGTGTTCGCCGTCGTGTTTGCCTTCAATCTCGTCATGTTGCTGGTGACCGTCCAACGTTTGATTGGCCTCCCGCACAGGAAACGG TTCGGGCAGGGCGAGCGGGGGCGAGCCATGCAGAACATCGGCACGCTGCTGGGAGTCAGCACTTTGCTGGGCATCACCTGGGGCCTGGTCTTCTTCTCCTTCGGCCACCTGAGCACGGTGGGCCAATACCTCTTCTGCATTCTCAACTCGCTGCAAG GTTTCTTCATCTTCTTGTGGTTCGTCTTGTCTTGGAGAAAGTCAGGAGCCTCGACGGCCAGCAGTAAAACGCCAAGCTGCAGCGGCTAA